The Cellulomonas sp. S1-8 genome has a window encoding:
- the argC gene encoding N-acetyl-gamma-glutamyl-phosphate reductase — translation MHMTFTVAVAGASGYAGGEMLRLLLDHPQARIGTLTAHSNAGTPLGAHHPHLRDLADRVLEPTTPQALAGHDVVVLALPHGASGQVAAELEALGEDLVVIDLGADHRLVDAGDWEAYYGSPHAGTWTYGLPELVVADTLTYQRERLAGARRIAVPGCNVTAVTLGLQPGVAAGLLDTTDLVAVLAVGYSGAGKALKPHLLASEGLGAAAPYAVGGSHRHVPEIAQNLRSAGATDVRTSFTPVLVPMARGILATATARLAPDVTVDDDALREVWRAAYADEPFVHVLPAGQWPTTAATTGANTALVQVAYDARAGRVVTVTAIDNLVKGTAGGAVQSLNLALGLPETLGLPRNGVAP, via the coding sequence ATGCACATGACGTTCACGGTGGCGGTGGCCGGGGCCAGCGGGTACGCGGGCGGCGAGATGCTGCGACTGCTGCTCGACCACCCGCAGGCGCGCATCGGCACGCTCACGGCACACTCCAACGCCGGCACCCCGCTGGGGGCCCACCACCCGCACCTGCGCGACCTCGCCGACCGGGTGCTCGAGCCCACGACCCCGCAGGCGCTCGCAGGCCACGACGTCGTCGTGCTGGCCCTGCCCCACGGCGCGAGCGGCCAGGTCGCCGCCGAGCTCGAGGCGCTGGGGGAGGACCTGGTCGTCATCGACCTCGGTGCGGACCACCGCCTCGTCGACGCAGGCGACTGGGAGGCCTACTACGGCAGCCCGCACGCCGGGACATGGACCTACGGGCTGCCCGAGCTGGTCGTGGCCGACACGCTGACGTACCAGCGCGAGCGACTGGCCGGCGCCCGACGCATCGCCGTCCCGGGCTGCAACGTCACCGCCGTCACGCTCGGCCTGCAGCCGGGCGTCGCCGCGGGCCTGCTCGACACGACCGACCTCGTCGCCGTGCTCGCCGTCGGCTACTCCGGCGCCGGCAAGGCGCTCAAGCCGCACCTTCTGGCGTCCGAGGGGCTCGGCGCCGCCGCGCCCTACGCCGTCGGCGGCAGCCACCGGCACGTCCCGGAGATCGCGCAGAACCTGCGCAGCGCCGGCGCGACGGACGTGCGCACGTCCTTCACCCCCGTCCTGGTGCCGATGGCCCGCGGCATCCTCGCCACGGCCACCGCCCGCCTCGCGCCCGACGTCACTGTCGACGACGACGCGCTGCGCGAGGTCTGGCGCGCCGCGTACGCCGACGAGCCGTTCGTGCACGTCCTGCCCGCCGGGCAGTGGCCGACGACCGCCGCGACCACGGGCGCGAACACCGCGCTCGTGCAGGTCGCGTACGACGCCCGTGCCGGACGGGTCGTGACCGTCACGGCCATCGACAACCTCGTCAAGGGCACCGCCGGCGGCGCCGTCCAGTCCCTCAACCTCGCGCTCGGTCTGCCGGAGACCCTCGGCCTGCCGCGGAACGGAGTCGCCCCGTGA